A region of the Arenibacter antarcticus genome:
GGATACAAGGTTTTAGTGAATCTCTCTTCCGAGAATTGCGATCAGATAAAATAAAGGTCAGCTGCGTGAATCCAGGGTCTATAGCCACCGATTTCTTCTTAGATTCAGGAATAGAACAAAATAATAATATGATCCACCCAGCGGATTTGGCCGATTTACTGGTCCAAATTTTAGAGACCCCCGATAATTTGCTAATCGATGAAATAACGTTGCGGCCGCTTATACCGAAACGATAGTTTTTGGAGACATCTACACTTCCATTGAAGAAGAATAAGCGGATAAGCGATCGCAACAATTTTGGTAACGCTATAAAACCAATGTTATGGACCTCATAGAAAATATAGTGCATTTTTTTAAAAAGCCCAAAGAGGAAACGGAAGACACGTCTCCGGAAGGAACCTGCCCGGTTTGTTGGGGCTATCAGGAATACGATCACAAAATACGCCAATTGTTCAAGGACAAACAGATCGACGTGAACAATCATCAATACAATTATATGAAGATTCAAAAATTCATGGTAAAGTATATAGACGGCATACGCCTAAAGCAAGGAGACATTAAAGAATGCCCCACTTGTGGCGGCAAGTCAAATTTGCATTATACTCCTATTGAGGAACAGCCACAAAGTAAGACAGAGAGCATCCATATTAAATACATGAAACAGTGTATAGCGCTTGCTAAAACTGCAATGGCAAACGAAAATTTTCCCGTAGGAGCTCTAGTAGTACAGAACAATAGGGTAATCGGCAAGGCATCCGAAGCGGGGAAATCCTCTAATGATGTTACCAAACATGCCGAAATAGAGGCCATTAAAGATGCCCTGAAAAACACAGGGTCAGAAAAACTGGAGGATTGTGATCTCTACACCACTCATGAACCTTGCATTATGTGCTCCTACGTAATTCGGCATTATAGATTGCGGACCGTAATTTATGGGACCGAAGGAGATCAAGGTGGCATTACATCAGATTTAAAGGTAATGCTAACAACAAATTTTTTAGCCTGGGGAAAGCCCCCAATAATCA
Encoded here:
- a CDS encoding nucleoside deaminase; translation: MDLIENIVHFFKKPKEETEDTSPEGTCPVCWGYQEYDHKIRQLFKDKQIDVNNHQYNYMKIQKFMVKYIDGIRLKQGDIKECPTCGGKSNLHYTPIEEQPQSKTESIHIKYMKQCIALAKTAMANENFPVGALVVQNNRVIGKASEAGKSSNDVTKHAEIEAIKDALKNTGSEKLEDCDLYTTHEPCIMCSYVIRHYRLRTVIYGTEGDQGGITSDLKVMLTTNFLAWGKPPIIIGNILEQECKELSNDYFKLN